The Ursus arctos isolate Adak ecotype North America chromosome X, UrsArc2.0, whole genome shotgun sequence genome includes the window ATCCCAGCGTCCTTTGAGGCGGGGGTCTGCTGGCCACTGGCCTCCCCTACGCATACCTTATGCCCCTTTTccactgcctctgccccttctagAACTCCATCCGCCACAACCTGTCCCTGCACAGCAAGTTCATCAAGGTTCACAACGAGGCTACCGGCAAGAGCTCTTGGTGGATGCTGAATCCTGAAGGAGGCAAGAGCGGCAAGGCTCCCCGCCGCCGGGCAGCCTCCATGGATAGCAGCAGTAAGCTGCTTCGGGGCCGCAGCAAGGCCCCCAAGAAGAAACCTGCTGTGCTGCCAGCTCCACCCGAAGGTGCCACTCCAACGAGCCCCGTCAGCCACTTCGCCAAGTGGTCAGGCAGCCCTTGCTCGCGAAACCGTGAAGAAGCTGATGTGTGGACCACCTTCCGTCCACGAAGCAGTTCAAATGCCAGCACCGTCAGCACTCGGCACTCCCCCATGAGGCCAGAGTCCGAGGTGCTGGCCGAGGAGGAGATGCCAGCCTCAGTGAGCAGCTTCGCAGGGGGTGTCCCTCCCACCCTAAATGAAGATCTCGAGCTGTTAgatgggctcaatctcacatcGTCCCATTCCCTGCTCTCTCGGAGTAGTCTCTCTGGCTTCTCTTTGCAGCATCCTGGGGTCACGGGTCCCTTACACACCTACAACACCTCTCTCTTCAGCACAGCAGAGGGGCCCCTGGCAGCAGGAGAAGGGTGCTTTGCAAGCTCCCAGTCTCTGGAGGCCCTGCTCACCTCCGATACGCCACCACCCCCTGCTGATGTGCTCATGACCCAGGTAGACCCCATTCTGTCCCAGGCTCCGACACTTCTGTTGCTGGGGGGGCTACCTTCCTCCAGTAAGCTAGCCACAGGAGTTGGCCTCTGTCCTAAGCCGCTagaggccccaggccccagtggTCTGGTTCCCACTCTTTCTATGCTAGCACCACCTCCGGTGATGGCAGGAGCTCCCATTCCCAAACCCCTGGGGGCTCCTGTGCTCACACCTGGTACTGAAGCGGCAAGCCAAGACCGAATGCCTCAGGATCTGGATCTTGACATGTATATGGAGAACCTGGAGTGTGACGTGGATAACATCATCAGCGACCTCATGGATGGGGGCGAGGGACTGGACTTCAATTTCGAGCCAGGTAGGACACCTCTTCGTCCATGGTAGCATCTCACAACCTACAGCCACTCCTGAGTGCCCAGCTAGTGCCATGATCCGAGCAAGAGGGAGCTTTAGAACAGAGGGTGGCTGGAGCCCCTGGGGAATGGGAGCAAGGGTGTCATATTAGAGGGGCAAGCTTTCCCATGGGACCTCCAGGCCCCTCAGCAATGCCCGCCCCTCGCAGCAGCACAGGAGAGGTAAGGGGAAGGACtgtctctatttttatttggggggggggcacggacCTTAATGGCAGAAAGTTGTCATGTCCCAGATGAGCCTCTTACCTtgccttccatttcttcttcccacAGATCCCTGAGCCATGGCTGGAAGCTTTGTCCCCTGCTTCAGTGGTGGAGCCAGGCGTGCCCATATCCACTCTTTACCCTTGACCCCTCCCTGGGAATTTGGGACCCTGCTTTAGAGCTAGGGTGG containing:
- the FOXO4 gene encoding forkhead box protein O4 — encoded protein: MDPRNENSATEAAAIIDLDPDFEPQSRPRSCTWPLPRPELATEPSEPPEVEPGLGEKVHTEGHSEPTLLPSQLPEPAGGPQPGILGAVTGPRKGGSRRNAWGNQSYAELISQAIESAPEKRLTLAQIYEWMVRTVPYFKDKGDSNSSAGWKNSIRHNLSLHSKFIKVHNEATGKSSWWMLNPEGGKSGKAPRRRAASMDSSSKLLRGRSKAPKKKPAVLPAPPEGATPTSPVSHFAKWSGSPCSRNREEADVWTTFRPRSSSNASTVSTRHSPMRPESEVLAEEEMPASVSSFAGGVPPTLNEDLELLDGLNLTSSHSLLSRSSLSGFSLQHPGVTGPLHTYNTSLFSTAEGPLAAGEGCFASSQSLEALLTSDTPPPPADVLMTQVDPILSQAPTLLLLGGLPSSSKLATGVGLCPKPLEAPGPSGLVPTLSMLAPPPVMAGAPIPKPLGAPVLTPGTEAASQDRMPQDLDLDMYMENLECDVDNIISDLMDGGEGLDFNFEPDP